The Primulina eburnea isolate SZY01 chromosome 8, ASM2296580v1, whole genome shotgun sequence genome contains a region encoding:
- the LOC140839218 gene encoding protein NRT1/ PTR FAMILY 7.1-like: protein MEKSTGCYKLFISKNTSKGGWGAAFILLVNQGLATLALFAVWVNLVLFLTRVLEQDNASAADNVSKWTGTVYLCSLIGAFLSDSYWGRYLTCAIFQCIFVVGLVLVSVSSWTLLLKPEGCGDGKKICVPAVTYGSTVFYLAIYMVAFGYGGYQPTVATLGADQFDESNPKQRKSRASFFCYFYFALNTCSLFSNTVLVYYEDTGKWTLGFWAATASAVLALAGFLLGSPCYRNVEPCGNPIPRVMQVFVAANKKRNATLREGEALYEVQGTESSIKGSRKICHTDGFACLDKAAIETEEDRLGPADPWRLCTVTQIEEAKIIFRMLPIWLCTIVYSVIFTQMASLFVEQGEVMNSQIGKFHLPAASMSAFDICSVLVCTGIYNHILVPLVGRLSGNPKGLTELQRMGVGLVIGMLAMVAAGLTELGRLKQVIPGEHISSMHIFWQIPQYVLVGASEVFMYVGQLEFFNGQAPDGIKSFGSSLCMASISLGNFVSSMLVNMVMGITAKDNKPGWIPEDLNTGHMDKFYFLIAALTVVDFVFYVMCAKWYKCVDLEASAAGFDEQEGKLNFKDEVVNKV from the exons ATGGAAAAAAGTACCGGTTGTTATAAACTATTTATCAGCAAGAACACTTCAAAAGGAGGCTGGGGCGCAGCATTTATTTTGCTAG TAAATCAAGGTCTCGCAACTCTAGCTTTATTTGCTGTTTGGGTTAACTTGGTCTTGTTCTTAACTCGAGTTCTTGAACAAGACAATGCTTCTGCCGCAGATAATGTCAGCAAATGGACCGGCACTGTTTATTTGTGCTCTTTAATAGGAGCATTTCTCAGCGATTCATACTGGGGCCGTTACCTCACCTGTGCAATTTTTCAATGCATATTTGTCGTG GGCTTGGTGCTTGTATCCGTGTCATCCTGGACTTTATTGCTAAAGCCTGAGGGCTGTGGAGATGGCAAGAAAATCTGTGTGCCGGCCGTTACATACGGTTCCACTGTATTCTACTTGGCTATATACATGGTGGCATTTGGCTACGGTGGCTACCAGCCCACAGTAGCCACCTTAGGAGCCGATCAATTTGATGAGTCAAATCCGAAACAGAGAAAGTCTAGAGCCTCTTTCTTTTGCTACTTCTACTTCGCTCTCAACACATGCTCTCTGTTTTCAAACACTGTATTAGTGTATTACGAGGATACTGGGAAGTGGACACTTGGTTTCTGGGCGGCTACGGCTTCAGCCGTTTTGGCACTGGCAGGATTTCTTCTAGGTTCGCCTTGTTACCGGAATGTAGAGCCGTGCGGGAACCCGATACCGCGAGTTATGCAAGTCTTTGTTGCTGCAAACAAGAAACGGAATGCTACTCTTAGAGAAGGCGAGGCTTTATATGAGGTTCAAGGGACTGAATCTAGCATCAAAGGAAGTCGAAAAATTTGTCATACCGATGGTTTTGC GTGTCTTGATAAGGCAGCAATAGAGACAGAAGAAGATCGCTTGGGCCCTGCTGACCCCTGGCGCCTCTGTACAGTAACACAAATCGAGGAAGCCAAAATCATCTTCCGAATGCTACCAATATGGCTCTGCACGATCGTATACTCGGTAATCTTCACGCAAATGGCCTCACTATTCGTCGAGCAAGGTGAAGTTATGAACTCCCAAATCGGAAAATTCCACCTCCCTGCAGCCAGCATGTCGGCTTTCGACATCTGCAGCGTGCTCGTCTGCACAGGAATATACAACCACATCCTGGTCCCTTTGGTCGGCAGACTGAGCGGAAACCCCAAAGGCCTGACGGAGCTCCAGCGCATGGGCGTAGGACTCGTGATCGGCATGCTAGCCATGGTCGCTGCAGGCTTAACAGAACTCGGCAGGCTCAAACAAGTGATACCCGGAGAGCATATCAGCTCCATGCACATATTCTGGCAGATTCCGCAATACGTTCTAGTCGGGGCCTCAGAAGTTTTTATGTATGTGGGGCAGCTGGAATTCTTTAACGGGCAGGCCCCGGATGGGATCAAGAGCTTCGGGAGCTCGCTGTGCATGGCGTCGATTTCATTAGGGAACTTCGTGAGCAGCATGCTGGTGAACATGGTAATGGGAATCACTGCAAAAGATAACAAGCCTGGTTGGATTCCAGAGGATTTGAACACGGGGCATATGGACAAGTTTTATTTTCTGATTGCAGCGCTAACTGTTGTGGATTTTGTGTTTTATGTGATGTGCGCCAAGTGGTATAAATGCGTGGATCTTGAGGCAAGTGCTGCTGGTTTTGATGAACAAGAGGGGAAGTTGAATTTCAAGGATGAAGTTGTGAATAAAGTTTGA
- the LOC140837924 gene encoding uncharacterized protein has protein sequence MPPKRKAVEGEDSSSSRVVDEFGKLLKEQAKVHSEQIQQLLRLQGAGQGRGQVRGQVAPVVGTDGIFSAFKSMDPPEFSGSTDPLVAVEWVKALEAIFDHLSYSDRDRISCAVFMLVKAARIWWNATKVGVDVSILKWSEFTELFYDKYFPDALRVRKVTEFLELRQGSMDVGEYILKFEEGCLFAPYIASNDKDKGAHFIRGLRAEIRRDINMSKAVTFKEIVSKALLAEQDEKDVARERQARRSQSLSQQGGDRFKGKDKMDLSTRPPTVPSDSEKPLCPRCGRHHWGECRYGTHTCYRCGTAGHVARDCPQGAGTDQSGGPGR, from the exons atgccacctaagaggaaagcagtagagggtgaggatagttcttcctcgagagtagtcgacgagttcggcaagttgcttaaggagcaggccaaggtccatagtgagcagatccagcagttgctccgattgcaaggagcaggtcagggcagaggtcaGGTTAGAGGGCAAGTTGCTCCAGTTGTTGGCACCGATggtatcttttctgcgtttaagagcatggatccgccagagttttcagggagcaccgatcctttagttgctgtagagtgggtcaaggctttagaggcgatcttcgatcatctaaGTTATTCAGACAGagatcgtatcagttgtgctgttttcatgttggttaaagctgctcgcatttggtggaatgcgactaAGGTTGGCGTTGATGTTTCTAttttgaagtggtcagagtttacagagttgttctatgacaagtatttccccgatgcacttagagtgaggaaggttacggagttcttggaacttagacaggggagcatggatgttggtgagtatattctgaagtttgaggagggctgtctgtttgccccataCATTGCATCCAATGACaaggataaaggcgctcatttcattcgaggccttagagcagagattcgacgagatatcaacatgtccaaggctgttactttcaaggagattgtgtccaaggctttgttggctgagcaggacgagaaggatgttgcccgggagaggcaagcgaggaggagccagagtttgagtcagCAAGGTGGAGATCGATTCAAAGGGAAAGACAAGATGGATTTGAGTACTAGACCACCGACAGTCCCATCTGATTCAGAGAAGCCTTTATGTCCTAGGTGTGGTCGTCATCATTGGGGAGAGTGCAGgtatggcactcatacttgttatcgttgtggcacggcaggccacgttgccagagattgtcctcaGGGAGCCGgtacag atcagagtggaggcccgggacgttga